From Diaminobutyricibacter sp. McL0608, one genomic window encodes:
- a CDS encoding cell wall-binding repeat-containing protein, translating into MKLSRARRRKSILSGLVGAAAVVSLLLAVATPAEANEGDPQGGATAYYSKLDARAQAEGMATTDPVSPQPMAAARSAASSNTVNASAFAAGDLISDAVFYAGTDMSAAQVQTFLNAQVATCRAGYVCLKNYTEPTDGLTHPLCGYTGKPSETAAQIIANVGAACGINPKVLIVLLQKEQGLVTDDWPSQTQYDHATGWLCPDFSECDSTSTGFFQQVLGAAWQFKQYGEDPSFDWFPVGKVTNVLFSPKCSTSAPVAIWNKATAALYYYTPYQPDPAALANFFGTGDACSEYGNRNFWGLFSQWFGSPTAGSTPVVTRSAGADRYGTAVGISVKAYPAAPVDAVYIASGTNFPDALGAAPAAAVNGRKGPLLLVAPTAIPSSVVTELKRLKPTTIYVAGGAGAVSAGVFNQLKSFVASPAAVVRLAGVDRFATSRIIAASAFTAATTAYIATGMNYPDALSAGAAAGANGSPVILVNGSATSVDAATKALLVSLGVTTVKIVGGTGAVSASYAASLAQFVSTQRLSGIDRYQTSVAVNLDAFGGATATTYFATGLTFPDALAGAAAAGAAASPLYVVKSGCVAPAAAESALATRSGFTLLGGTTVLGPGVGKLSVCH; encoded by the coding sequence GTGAAACTTTCCAGGGCGCGGCGTAGAAAATCGATTCTGTCCGGACTCGTCGGCGCGGCAGCCGTGGTCTCCCTGCTGCTGGCGGTTGCCACTCCTGCCGAAGCGAACGAGGGCGATCCGCAGGGCGGCGCAACCGCGTACTACTCGAAGCTCGATGCCCGTGCGCAGGCGGAGGGGATGGCGACCACCGATCCCGTCTCTCCGCAACCGATGGCGGCCGCTCGTTCGGCGGCATCCTCCAACACCGTGAACGCATCTGCGTTCGCGGCTGGCGACCTCATCAGCGACGCCGTCTTCTACGCCGGCACGGACATGTCCGCGGCCCAGGTCCAGACTTTCCTCAACGCGCAGGTCGCGACCTGCAGGGCCGGATACGTCTGCCTCAAGAACTACACGGAGCCGACGGACGGTCTGACCCATCCGCTGTGCGGTTACACCGGCAAGCCGAGCGAGACCGCCGCACAGATCATCGCGAACGTGGGAGCGGCATGCGGGATCAACCCGAAGGTCCTCATCGTGCTCCTGCAGAAGGAGCAGGGGCTCGTCACCGATGACTGGCCCTCCCAGACCCAGTACGACCACGCGACCGGCTGGCTCTGTCCGGACTTCTCCGAATGCGATTCGACATCCACCGGCTTCTTCCAGCAGGTCCTCGGTGCCGCATGGCAGTTCAAGCAGTACGGCGAGGACCCGTCGTTCGACTGGTTCCCGGTCGGCAAGGTGACGAACGTCCTCTTCTCACCGAAATGCTCGACGTCGGCGCCGGTGGCGATCTGGAACAAGGCCACAGCCGCGCTCTATTACTACACGCCCTACCAGCCCGATCCTGCGGCACTCGCGAACTTCTTCGGCACGGGCGATGCGTGCTCCGAGTACGGCAACCGGAACTTCTGGGGACTGTTCAGCCAGTGGTTCGGCAGTCCGACGGCCGGGAGCACGCCCGTGGTCACTCGGTCGGCGGGTGCCGACCGCTACGGTACGGCCGTGGGGATCTCGGTGAAGGCGTACCCAGCGGCGCCTGTCGACGCGGTCTACATCGCATCCGGCACCAACTTCCCTGACGCGCTCGGCGCAGCACCGGCCGCGGCGGTGAACGGTCGCAAGGGACCGCTCCTTCTGGTCGCCCCCACGGCGATCCCGTCGTCGGTGGTCACCGAACTCAAGCGACTGAAACCGACGACGATCTACGTGGCCGGAGGCGCGGGTGCGGTCAGTGCCGGGGTCTTCAACCAGCTCAAGTCGTTCGTCGCTTCGCCCGCAGCGGTGGTGCGTCTCGCAGGCGTCGACCGCTTCGCGACGTCCCGGATCATCGCCGCCAGCGCGTTCACGGCCGCCACGACCGCTTACATAGCGACCGGAATGAACTATCCGGACGCTCTCTCCGCAGGCGCTGCCGCGGGCGCGAACGGTTCGCCGGTCATCCTCGTCAACGGCTCGGCGACGAGCGTGGACGCCGCCACCAAGGCTCTGCTGGTCAGCCTTGGAGTGACGACGGTGAAGATCGTCGGGGGAACGGGCGCTGTCTCCGCCTCGTATGCGGCGAGCCTCGCGCAGTTCGTGTCGACGCAACGACTGAGTGGGATCGACCGCTATCAGACGAGCGTCGCGGTGAACCTGGACGCCTTCGGCGGGGCGACGGCGACGACCTACTTCGCGACGGGCCTCACGTTTCCGGATGCGCTGGCGGGAGCTGCGGCGGCCGGGGCAGCGGCGAGCCCGCTCTATGTGGTGAAATCCGGATGCGTCGCCCCCGCGGCAGCAGAGAGTGCGCTTGCCACGCGATCCGGATTCACGCTGCTGGGGGGTACCACCGTGCTCGGGCCCGGGGTCGGCAAACTCTCCGTCTGCCATTAG